The following proteins are encoded in a genomic region of Variovorax paradoxus:
- a CDS encoding class I SAM-dependent methyltransferase, translated as MPSTLRISLAARASGDAMFPQLAVRDAYAAAVLEQIRDDGHALPEDRATIYGILNRTRRFRSLAQEFLKQHPGGRVVNMGCGLSHYFQWLDDGKSRLTDADLPEVLELRRELIPETSPRHDARALDLTSPDWWEQLGLPRKRNGPPVFLFTEGVLMYLEPQQVQAMLATFGERAPAGSVLAFDAMCWLAIGRAAQHPSVRATGAEFRWGLRRIAELTQAHPRLRLDSTYRVLEGMGPLYTLFAPLVLMLLGVPLYAVYALSAVDQADT; from the coding sequence GTGCCTTCCACGCTGCGTATTTCGCTCGCCGCGCGCGCCTCCGGCGATGCGATGTTTCCGCAACTTGCCGTGCGGGACGCCTACGCCGCCGCGGTGCTGGAGCAGATACGCGACGACGGGCACGCCCTGCCGGAAGACAGGGCGACCATCTACGGCATCCTGAACCGCACGCGCAGGTTTCGAAGCCTCGCGCAGGAATTCCTCAAGCAGCATCCGGGCGGCCGCGTGGTGAACATGGGCTGCGGCCTGAGCCACTACTTCCAATGGCTGGACGACGGAAAGTCCCGCTTGACCGACGCCGACCTGCCCGAGGTGCTCGAACTTCGCCGCGAACTGATTCCTGAAACCAGTCCGAGGCACGATGCGCGCGCGCTCGACCTCACCTCGCCCGATTGGTGGGAACAGTTGGGGCTGCCGCGCAAGCGCAACGGGCCACCGGTATTTCTCTTTACCGAAGGGGTGCTGATGTACCTCGAGCCGCAACAGGTGCAAGCCATGCTCGCGACCTTCGGCGAACGCGCGCCCGCCGGCTCGGTGCTGGCATTCGACGCCATGTGCTGGCTTGCGATCGGGCGGGCCGCGCAGCATCCTTCCGTGCGCGCCACCGGTGCCGAGTTTCGATGGGGGCTGCGCCGGATCGCCGAGCTGACACAGGCCCATCCGCGCTTGCGGCTCGATTCCACCTACCGCGTGCTGGAGGGCATGGGCCCGCTGTACACCTTGTTTGCGCCGCTGGTCCTCATGCTGCTCGGCGTGCCGCTCTACGCTGTTTACGCGCTGAGCGCGGTGGACCAAGCCGATACATAA
- a CDS encoding CoA-acylating methylmalonate-semialdehyde dehydrogenase translates to MTTQIAHFIAGQHTAGGSTRTQDVTNPASGKVTAKVVLAAQSDVDAAVAAAQAAFPKWADTPPIRRARVMFKFLELLNLHKDELAHMITAEHGKVFTDAQGEVSRGIDIVEFACGIPQLLKGDFTDQVSTGIDNWTLRQPLGVVAGITPFNFPVMVPMWMFPVAIAAGNTFILKPSPTDPTPSLRMAELLKEAGLPDGVFNVVQGDKVAVDALLEHPDVKAVSFVGSTPIANYIYETGARHGKRVQALGGAKNHMVVMPDADIDQTVDALIGAGYGSAGERCMAISVAVLVGDVADKIIPKLIERTKTLKVLDGENLAAEMGPIVTRAAHERITGYIALGEKEGAKLLVDGRGFEGATAGQGCGDGFWMGGTLFDHVTPEMRIYKEEIFGPVLSCVRVANFKDAVDLVNDHEFGNGVSCFTRDGNVAREFSRRIQVGMVGINVPIPVPMAWHGFGGWKRSLFGDMHAYGEEGVRFYTKQKSVMQRWPESIGKGAEFVMPTAK, encoded by the coding sequence ATGACCACACAGATCGCGCATTTCATTGCCGGCCAGCACACCGCCGGCGGTTCCACCCGCACGCAGGATGTCACCAATCCCGCTTCCGGCAAGGTCACGGCCAAGGTGGTGCTCGCGGCCCAGTCCGATGTCGACGCCGCCGTGGCCGCCGCGCAGGCCGCATTCCCCAAGTGGGCCGATACGCCGCCGATCCGCCGCGCCCGCGTGATGTTCAAGTTCCTGGAGCTGCTCAACCTGCACAAGGACGAGCTGGCGCACATGATCACCGCCGAGCACGGCAAGGTGTTCACCGACGCGCAGGGCGAAGTCTCGCGCGGCATCGACATCGTCGAGTTCGCCTGCGGCATTCCACAGCTGCTCAAGGGCGACTTCACCGACCAGGTTTCCACCGGCATCGACAACTGGACGCTGCGCCAACCGCTCGGCGTGGTGGCCGGCATCACGCCCTTCAACTTTCCGGTGATGGTGCCCATGTGGATGTTCCCGGTGGCCATTGCCGCGGGCAATACCTTCATTCTCAAGCCCAGCCCGACCGACCCCACGCCGTCGCTGCGCATGGCCGAACTGCTGAAGGAAGCCGGCCTGCCCGACGGCGTGTTCAACGTGGTGCAGGGCGACAAGGTCGCGGTCGATGCGCTGCTCGAGCACCCGGACGTCAAGGCCGTGAGCTTCGTCGGCTCCACGCCCATTGCCAACTACATCTACGAAACCGGCGCCCGCCACGGCAAGCGCGTGCAGGCGCTCGGCGGCGCGAAGAACCACATGGTGGTGATGCCCGACGCCGACATCGACCAGACGGTGGATGCACTGATCGGCGCGGGCTACGGCTCGGCCGGCGAGCGCTGCATGGCCATCAGCGTGGCGGTGCTGGTGGGCGACGTGGCGGACAAGATCATTCCCAAGCTCATCGAGCGCACGAAGACGCTCAAGGTGCTCGACGGCGAGAACCTCGCGGCCGAGATGGGGCCGATCGTCACGCGCGCGGCGCACGAGCGCATCACGGGCTACATCGCCCTGGGTGAGAAGGAAGGCGCGAAGCTGCTGGTCGACGGCCGCGGCTTCGAAGGTGCCACGGCCGGCCAGGGCTGCGGCGACGGTTTCTGGATGGGCGGCACGCTGTTCGACCATGTCACGCCCGAGATGCGCATCTACAAGGAAGAGATCTTCGGCCCCGTGCTCTCGTGCGTGCGCGTGGCCAACTTCAAGGACGCGGTCGATCTGGTCAACGACCACGAGTTCGGCAACGGCGTGAGCTGCTTCACGCGCGACGGCAACGTGGCGCGCGAGTTCAGCCGCCGCATCCAGGTCGGCATGGTCGGCATCAACGTGCCGATTCCGGTGCCGATGGCATGGCACGGTTTCGGCGGCTGGAAGCGCTCGCTGTTCGGCGACATGCATGCCTACGGCGAGGAAGGCGTGCGTTTCTACACCAAGCAGAAGTCGGTCATGCAGCGCTGGCCCGAGAGCATCGGCAAGGGCGCCGAGTTCGTGATGCCGACCGCGAAGTAA
- a CDS encoding LysR family transcriptional regulator, with protein sequence MDTQKAESLWIHLHWLIVLGQQGSYTAAAARLGVSKAAMSQRIAELERAAGVPLVRRTTRSMRLTEAGQQLVDQTREPFEQIAHSFLKAQDHSGEPRGLVRVTAPVALGRQQLLPRLTDFLLAHPSIRIEMELSDRLSSLATEGFDLAVRHAASPPDTHVAWRLCETRSVLVASRAYLRRKGTPLAPAMLAEHDCLHYPRGQETNVWSFERRGGRARQAERVTVPIAGPLAANNSEALRDAAQAGLGIALLPDFSAQSGLQAGKLVEVLPDWQPTGAFADHIYAIRPYSLHIPRAVNLFVSHLRDTLKAGFQLPQA encoded by the coding sequence ATGGATACGCAAAAAGCCGAATCGCTCTGGATCCACTTGCACTGGCTGATCGTGCTCGGGCAGCAGGGCAGTTACACCGCCGCCGCGGCGCGGCTGGGTGTGAGCAAGGCGGCCATGAGTCAGCGCATCGCCGAACTCGAACGCGCCGCGGGTGTGCCGTTGGTGCGCCGCACCACGCGGAGCATGCGGCTCACCGAGGCCGGCCAGCAGCTCGTCGACCAGACCCGCGAGCCCTTCGAGCAGATCGCCCACAGCTTTCTGAAGGCGCAGGACCATTCGGGCGAACCGCGCGGCCTGGTGCGTGTCACGGCGCCCGTGGCGCTGGGCCGGCAGCAGCTGCTGCCGCGGCTCACCGACTTTCTTCTGGCGCATCCGTCGATCCGCATCGAGATGGAACTCTCGGACCGGCTCAGTTCGCTGGCGACGGAAGGCTTCGACCTGGCCGTGCGGCATGCCGCTTCGCCGCCCGATACGCATGTGGCCTGGCGGCTGTGCGAGACCCGGTCCGTGCTGGTGGCCAGCCGCGCCTATCTGCGCCGAAAAGGAACGCCGCTGGCGCCGGCCATGCTGGCCGAGCACGATTGCCTGCACTATCCGCGCGGGCAGGAAACCAACGTGTGGTCGTTCGAGCGGCGTGGCGGCCGCGCGCGACAGGCTGAGCGCGTGACGGTGCCGATCGCCGGACCATTGGCCGCCAACAACAGCGAGGCACTGCGCGATGCGGCGCAGGCGGGGCTCGGTATTGCGCTCCTGCCGGACTTCAGCGCGCAATCGGGCCTGCAGGCGGGCAAGCTCGTCGAGGTGCTGCCCGACTGGCAGCCCACGGGCGCGTTTGCGGACCATATCTACGCCATTCGGCCCTATTCGTTGCACATACCGCGTGCGGTGAACCTGTTCGTGAGCCATCTGCGCGACACCCTCAAGGCCGGATTCCAGCTGCCGCAGGCGTGA
- a CDS encoding YjfI family protein, which produces MQSLLDQLKGLDVLAGAAMGGLTVQLQPIPGQTPVVQVSIEGRDELPIFITSSDMQIICICYLWTEEEVKAERRTELLESLLDLNPSVPLSSFGRVDGRYVLTGALGRNAGVEDVAREVAVLSDNALDALDALSEFLN; this is translated from the coding sequence ATGCAATCACTGCTCGATCAACTGAAGGGACTCGATGTCCTGGCCGGTGCCGCGATGGGCGGCCTGACCGTGCAGTTGCAGCCGATTCCGGGCCAGACGCCCGTGGTCCAGGTGAGCATCGAAGGGCGCGACGAGCTGCCCATCTTCATCACGAGCTCGGACATGCAGATCATCTGCATCTGCTATCTCTGGACCGAAGAAGAAGTGAAGGCCGAACGCCGTACCGAGCTGCTCGAATCGCTGCTCGACCTCAACCCTTCGGTGCCGCTGTCGTCCTTCGGGCGCGTCGACGGCCGCTACGTGCTCACCGGTGCGCTCGGGCGCAATGCGGGCGTGGAAGACGTTGCGCGCGAAGTGGCGGTGCTCAGCGACAACGCGCTCGATGCGCTGGACGCCCTGTCCGAATTCCTGAACTAA
- a CDS encoding PspA/IM30 family protein, whose amino-acid sequence MTVIKKLVTLLRGSAREIGESVVDSNATRIYEQEIVDAKHSIEKAKGDLTGVMAKEMQSAREIERLKNEAARYEGLALEALNKTQEGLALDVAAKVGTLEKELEEQAKAHASYALQVSKLKDLIKTAEARIREHEREIGIAKTTESVYRATQSISENIGAGGSRLSNARESLERIRQRHEELADRMAASQTLENELGHSALEKKLAAAGIGNDVDRTGQVMERIRARQAKPAEPGSQ is encoded by the coding sequence ATGACAGTCATCAAGAAGCTGGTCACCTTGCTGCGCGGCAGTGCCCGCGAAATCGGCGAGAGCGTGGTCGACAGCAATGCCACGCGCATCTACGAGCAGGAAATCGTCGATGCCAAGCACAGCATCGAGAAGGCCAAGGGCGATCTCACCGGCGTCATGGCCAAGGAGATGCAATCGGCCCGCGAGATCGAACGCCTGAAGAACGAAGCCGCGCGCTACGAAGGCCTCGCGCTCGAAGCGCTCAACAAGACGCAGGAAGGCCTGGCACTCGACGTCGCGGCGAAGGTCGGCACGCTCGAAAAAGAACTCGAAGAGCAGGCCAAGGCGCACGCCTCCTACGCGCTGCAGGTGTCCAAGCTCAAGGACCTGATCAAGACGGCCGAAGCGCGCATCCGCGAGCATGAGCGCGAGATCGGCATCGCCAAGACCACCGAGAGCGTGTACCGCGCCACGCAGTCGATCTCCGAAAACATCGGCGCGGGCGGTTCGCGCCTGTCCAATGCGCGTGAGTCGCTCGAGCGTATCCGCCAGCGCCATGAGGAACTGGCCGACCGGATGGCCGCGAGCCAGACGCTCGAAAACGAACTCGGCCACAGCGCGCTCGAGAAAAAGCTCGCGGCCGCGGGCATCGGCAATGACGTCGACCGCACCGGCCAGGTGATGGAGCGCATCCGCGCGCGCCAGGCCAAACCGGCGGAGCCTGGTTCGCAATGA
- a CDS encoding OB-fold-containig protein yields MGNFMDAVVGYPTAIYTVLLGVVVIYWMLAVAGMVDIEHSGIDVDLQTHADGDTSDVGQLASYVVAFGLNGVPFSVAVSLLVLVSWTLSCLGGEWLLPLVPTLPLKILAGTVLLVASAAISIPVTAVAIRPLRGLFVSHTAVSNAALVGQACRVVTGVVNEKDGRAEVARRGASLNIRVWAPTPNTLKRGSQALILEYDEVAGRYLIAAHDDIV; encoded by the coding sequence ATGGGAAATTTCATGGATGCGGTGGTGGGCTACCCCACCGCGATCTACACGGTGCTGCTGGGCGTCGTGGTGATCTATTGGATGCTCGCGGTGGCCGGCATGGTCGACATCGAGCACAGCGGCATCGATGTCGATCTGCAGACCCATGCCGACGGCGACACCAGCGACGTGGGGCAGCTCGCGAGCTACGTGGTTGCGTTTGGCCTCAACGGCGTGCCGTTCTCGGTGGCGGTGAGCCTGCTGGTGCTGGTGTCGTGGACGCTGTCGTGCCTTGGCGGGGAGTGGCTGCTGCCGCTGGTGCCCACGCTGCCGCTCAAGATCTTGGCCGGCACGGTGTTGCTGGTGGCGAGCGCCGCCATCTCCATACCCGTGACAGCCGTGGCCATCCGCCCGCTGCGCGGCTTGTTCGTGAGCCACACGGCGGTGAGCAATGCGGCGCTGGTCGGACAGGCCTGCCGCGTCGTCACCGGCGTGGTGAACGAGAAAGACGGCCGTGCCGAAGTGGCGCGCCGCGGCGCCAGCCTGAACATTCGCGTGTGGGCGCCCACGCCCAACACGCTCAAGCGCGGATCGCAGGCGCTCATTCTCGAATACGACGAGGTGGCCGGCCGCTACCTCATCGCGGCGCACGACGACATCGTCTGA
- a CDS encoding zf-TFIIB domain-containing protein: MQPVALAEALLAVNCTDCRGMVMAMDDWRAWKAADPAREPHAIDDEVIEVFDAAAVRHCPECDRLMQRLRVSAGPDFRIDRCIACQNLWFDQGEWPALVSRGLAGRLDELLSDGWQRRLQTEEVREVRLAALRRRYGNDCIDELDRIRAWLDTQPHRDELLALLRVD, translated from the coding sequence ATGCAACCCGTTGCGTTGGCCGAAGCGCTGCTGGCGGTGAATTGCACCGACTGCCGCGGCATGGTCATGGCCATGGACGACTGGCGCGCCTGGAAGGCCGCCGACCCTGCGCGGGAGCCCCATGCCATCGATGACGAGGTCATCGAAGTGTTCGATGCCGCCGCTGTGCGGCACTGCCCCGAATGCGACCGGCTCATGCAGCGCCTGCGCGTGAGCGCCGGGCCCGACTTTCGCATCGACCGTTGCATTGCCTGCCAGAACCTCTGGTTCGACCAGGGCGAATGGCCTGCGCTCGTGAGCCGCGGCCTGGCCGGCCGGCTCGACGAACTGCTGTCCGACGGCTGGCAGCGCCGGCTGCAGACCGAAGAAGTGCGCGAGGTGCGGCTTGCCGCACTGCGCCGCCGCTACGGCAATGACTGCATCGACGAGCTGGACCGCATCCGCGCCTGGCTCGACACCCAGCCCCACCGCGACGAACTGCTCGCTTTGCTGCGCGTGGACTGA
- a CDS encoding DNA repair ATPase has protein sequence MQPTDETGAPGSAQAAATDQTESLVSGSGSYDLLKKRLETQGEGLLKKTRALNEQRLAEFGRSEQTLVLRTRARTENNAVARDIVRIGDLLLFGYNVFIGLRKETAVSDVFGLYRLAMPGEAATENDELQPVPLAGTFLEDTRFVSDFRELYAYYKQATMLQLRVTQDKLLASFRIGQQLTDVRVFRWAIERDGGIHYIDNRGERDIALPASHDFEWTVATREDHVGGKHPHVNVLDTVFVETLGGDLTVKIENNTETGLGIYSEPVEDKSQSLTDAEISWAKLGMLILLRVKPYREQVTRYLVFNIRTQQVERIDAIGGSCVQLPEDHGIIFPGGYYLQSGEYKRFDLPGEVVESLRFKRMLRSPNGEDVAYVFYDPKPGRYALFNYNLIDKKLATPIIANGYARFADGRILVFNGEDGEPTRVHPMQLWQTPFASEEHVSAQPPATGFFGKIGNAELVRGVSDLMGIARAVREQAPTRAAYEDLIRQCTRVSDAYFWLDAAEAAGLMGELRSIADVARSTLAEFEKVDTIRRETARALARAEDEQHALMVDIASTLWRAPDDFVKALGRLRERRGALQMLKELRYADLPRIAAMDAALETEQQRIGERAMQFLAADTAFNGQRQALDKLALDLPNLATSPALGQMLATLDEQAAGLDLLTEQLGSLPGGDAVIRTSILDRISLIYADINRMRADARMRRKSLGATEARAEFGAQFKLFNQAVENALEFADTPEKCDDALTRLLAQLEEIEGRFAEQEDFLADIAEKRETVYEALSARRQSLVEARQRRAQGVVDAAGRILDGIPRRIAQLADLAQVHSYFAADPMIGKLRTLIADLRTLGAAVPADELDTRLKTARDQALRSIRDKRELVSEGGDTLRLGRHAFTVHRQPVDLTLVARDSGMAYQVTGTDYLSPVDEPRLLPLQRYWNQALVSETPELSRAEYLAGRLLESLQGGKAERTWAEVVTLLTEDPVHPQLLEMVRRFAAARYQEGYQKGIHDDDALRLLGALVAMQDQAGLLAWGPTERALALLYWQHGHLIAHRESLLRRARAAMQMNTLFGRRDALEQLEADTARSLNHFARDVLPDLLPIAETADDEERHAHQGRVATLCDQAAAYLVRELAGAHGGETWAVSGAGEDLAAALLRELERGGRREAWQHDLDAAPPAERWRLARDWVRAYATHQAPQSVDWADDAASVLAMPLQRTRVNAALDRTVEGLRGEHPRVTDGRTTLNLNDFWRRFLFHTTHAVPGYEALHSLRHELLEREKARLKLGQFQAKPLSTFVRNQLIDELYLPIIGDNLSKQIGSAGEGSRTDRMGLLLLISPPGYGKTTLMEYVADRLGLIFVRINCPALGHGVTAIDPANAPNSAARQELEKLNLGLAMGSNVMLYLDDIQHTSPEFLQKFIALADGTRRIEGVWNGEPRSYDMRGKRFAIVMAGNPYTESGDVFKIPDMLANRADIYNLGDVLSGREAAFALSYIENSLTSNLTLMPLASRDPKDVQLLVKMAQGHEVPSSALSHAYSAVELEEIKALLQRLFRARDLLLKVNLAYIESAAQQEAYRTAPPFKLQGSYRNMTKLAGKITALMRDDELDALLRDHYRGEAQTLTTGAEENLLRLAQLLGSPTPEESARWTAICEEFVRKKKLGGDDVDGSQRIASSMLDVARAVDALKPKPAAEGPNEGQRLADAMLQIAVTYRELILPLVTATERRLELDRSIKQDMERLAAEAQAARGATRRAPKPDPES, from the coding sequence ATGCAACCCACTGACGAAACGGGAGCGCCCGGAAGCGCTCAGGCGGCCGCAACCGACCAGACCGAGTCCCTGGTGTCCGGCAGCGGTAGCTACGACCTGCTGAAGAAGCGGCTCGAAACCCAGGGCGAGGGCCTGCTGAAGAAGACGCGGGCGCTCAACGAGCAGCGCCTGGCCGAGTTCGGCCGCTCCGAACAGACGCTGGTGCTGCGAACCCGCGCGCGCACCGAGAACAACGCCGTGGCGCGTGACATCGTGCGCATCGGCGACCTGCTGCTGTTCGGCTACAACGTGTTCATCGGCCTGCGCAAGGAAACGGCCGTGAGCGACGTGTTCGGGCTTTACCGCCTGGCTATGCCTGGAGAGGCGGCCACCGAGAACGACGAGCTGCAGCCAGTGCCCCTGGCCGGCACCTTCCTCGAAGACACGCGCTTCGTTTCCGACTTTCGCGAGCTCTACGCCTACTACAAGCAGGCCACGATGCTGCAGCTGCGCGTCACGCAGGACAAGCTGCTGGCGTCCTTCCGCATCGGCCAGCAGCTGACCGACGTACGCGTGTTCCGCTGGGCCATCGAGCGCGACGGCGGCATCCACTACATCGACAACCGCGGCGAGCGCGACATCGCGCTGCCCGCGAGCCACGACTTCGAATGGACCGTTGCCACGCGCGAAGACCACGTGGGCGGAAAGCACCCCCATGTGAACGTGCTCGACACGGTGTTCGTCGAAACCCTGGGCGGCGACCTCACGGTCAAGATCGAGAACAACACCGAAACCGGGCTCGGCATCTACAGCGAGCCGGTGGAAGACAAGAGCCAGTCGCTCACCGACGCCGAGATTTCGTGGGCCAAGCTCGGCATGCTGATCCTGCTGCGCGTCAAGCCCTACCGCGAGCAGGTCACACGCTACCTGGTCTTCAACATCCGCACGCAGCAGGTCGAGCGCATCGATGCCATCGGCGGCTCCTGCGTTCAGTTGCCCGAAGACCACGGCATCATTTTTCCGGGCGGCTACTACCTGCAATCGGGCGAGTACAAGCGCTTCGACCTGCCGGGCGAGGTGGTGGAAAGCCTGCGCTTCAAGCGCATGCTGCGCTCGCCCAACGGGGAAGACGTAGCCTATGTCTTCTACGATCCGAAGCCGGGCCGCTACGCGCTCTTCAACTACAACCTGATCGACAAGAAGCTCGCTACGCCGATCATCGCCAACGGCTACGCGCGCTTTGCCGACGGCCGCATCCTGGTGTTCAACGGCGAGGACGGCGAGCCGACGCGCGTGCATCCGATGCAGCTGTGGCAAACGCCGTTTGCCAGCGAGGAGCACGTGAGCGCGCAGCCGCCCGCCACCGGCTTCTTCGGCAAGATCGGCAATGCCGAACTGGTGCGGGGCGTGAGCGACCTGATGGGCATTGCCCGTGCGGTGCGCGAGCAGGCGCCCACGCGCGCCGCCTACGAAGACCTGATCCGCCAGTGCACCCGCGTGAGCGACGCCTACTTCTGGCTCGACGCAGCCGAGGCGGCCGGCCTGATGGGCGAACTGCGCAGCATTGCCGACGTGGCGCGCAGCACGCTGGCCGAGTTCGAGAAAGTCGACACCATCCGCCGCGAGACCGCGCGTGCGCTGGCCCGCGCGGAAGACGAGCAGCACGCGCTGATGGTGGACATCGCCAGCACGCTTTGGCGCGCCCCCGACGATTTCGTGAAGGCCTTGGGACGCCTGCGCGAGAGGCGCGGCGCGCTGCAGATGCTCAAGGAGCTGCGCTATGCCGACCTGCCGCGCATCGCCGCCATGGACGCGGCGCTGGAGACCGAGCAGCAGCGCATCGGCGAGCGCGCGATGCAGTTCCTGGCCGCCGACACGGCCTTCAACGGCCAGCGCCAGGCGCTCGACAAGCTCGCGCTCGACCTGCCCAACCTGGCCACCTCGCCCGCGCTCGGCCAAATGCTCGCGACGCTCGACGAACAGGCGGCCGGCCTCGACCTGTTGACCGAGCAGCTCGGCAGCCTGCCGGGCGGCGATGCGGTCATCCGCACGTCGATTCTCGACCGCATCTCGCTGATCTACGCCGACATCAACCGCATGCGCGCCGATGCGCGGATGCGGCGCAAGTCGCTGGGCGCGACCGAGGCGCGCGCCGAGTTCGGCGCGCAGTTCAAGCTCTTCAACCAGGCGGTCGAGAACGCGCTGGAGTTCGCCGATACGCCCGAGAAGTGCGACGACGCGCTCACGCGCCTCCTGGCGCAACTCGAAGAAATCGAAGGCCGCTTCGCCGAGCAGGAAGACTTTCTGGCCGACATCGCCGAGAAGCGCGAAACCGTCTACGAAGCGCTGTCCGCGCGCCGCCAGAGCCTGGTCGAAGCCCGTCAGCGCCGCGCGCAGGGCGTGGTCGATGCGGCGGGCCGCATCCTCGACGGCATTCCGCGCCGTATCGCGCAGCTGGCCGACCTCGCGCAGGTTCACAGCTACTTCGCGGCCGACCCGATGATCGGCAAGCTGCGCACGCTGATCGCCGACCTGCGCACGCTGGGCGCCGCCGTGCCGGCCGACGAGCTCGATACGCGCCTGAAGACCGCGCGCGACCAGGCCCTGCGTTCCATTCGCGACAAGCGCGAGTTGGTGAGCGAGGGCGGCGACACCCTGCGCCTGGGGCGCCATGCCTTCACCGTGCACCGCCAGCCGGTCGACCTGACGCTGGTGGCCCGGGACAGCGGAATGGCTTACCAGGTGACCGGCACCGATTACCTGAGCCCGGTGGACGAACCCCGGTTGCTGCCGCTCCAGCGCTACTGGAACCAGGCGCTGGTGTCGGAAACACCCGAACTGTCGCGCGCCGAATACCTGGCCGGGCGCCTGCTGGAGTCGTTGCAGGGCGGCAAGGCCGAACGCACCTGGGCCGAAGTGGTCACGCTCCTCACCGAAGACCCTGTGCATCCGCAGCTGCTCGAAATGGTGCGCCGCTTCGCAGCCGCGCGCTACCAGGAGGGCTATCAGAAGGGCATTCACGATGACGATGCGCTGCGCCTGCTGGGTGCGCTCGTCGCGATGCAGGACCAGGCCGGCTTGCTCGCCTGGGGCCCGACCGAGCGGGCCTTGGCCTTGCTCTACTGGCAGCACGGCCACCTGATCGCGCACCGCGAATCGCTGCTGCGGCGCGCACGCGCCGCGATGCAGATGAACACCCTGTTCGGCCGGCGCGATGCGCTGGAGCAACTCGAAGCCGACACCGCGCGTTCATTGAACCATTTCGCGCGCGACGTGCTGCCCGACCTCTTGCCGATTGCCGAGACGGCCGACGACGAAGAGCGCCACGCGCACCAGGGCCGCGTGGCGACCCTGTGCGACCAGGCCGCGGCCTACCTCGTGCGCGAGCTTGCGGGTGCGCACGGCGGCGAAACCTGGGCCGTGTCGGGCGCCGGTGAAGACCTGGCGGCCGCGCTGCTGCGCGAGCTCGAGCGCGGTGGCCGCCGCGAGGCCTGGCAGCACGACCTCGACGCCGCACCGCCCGCGGAGCGCTGGCGCCTGGCGCGCGACTGGGTGCGTGCCTACGCCACCCACCAGGCGCCGCAGTCGGTCGACTGGGCCGACGACGCGGCCAGCGTGCTCGCCATGCCGCTGCAACGCACGCGCGTCAACGCGGCGCTCGACCGCACGGTCGAGGGTTTGCGCGGCGAGCATCCGCGCGTGACCGACGGCCGCACGACGCTGAACCTGAACGACTTCTGGCGCCGCTTCCTGTTCCACACCACCCACGCGGTGCCGGGCTACGAAGCGCTGCACAGCCTGCGGCACGAGCTGCTCGAACGCGAGAAGGCCCGCCTCAAGCTGGGCCAGTTCCAGGCCAAGCCGCTCTCGACCTTCGTGCGCAACCAGTTGATCGACGAGCTTTACCTGCCCATCATCGGCGACAACCTCTCCAAGCAGATCGGCTCGGCGGGCGAAGGCAGCCGCACCGATCGCATGGGCTTGCTGCTGCTGATTTCGCCGCCCGGCTACGGCAAGACCACGCTGATGGAGTACGTGGCGGACCGGCTGGGCCTGATCTTCGTGCGCATCAACTGCCCGGCTCTGGGCCACGGCGTGACCGCCATCGACCCGGCCAACGCGCCGAACAGCGCGGCGCGGCAAGAGCTCGAAAAGCTCAACCTCGGCCTCGCGATGGGCAGCAACGTGATGCTGTACCTGGACGACATCCAGCACACCAGCCCCGAGTTTCTGCAGAAGTTCATTGCGCTGGCCGACGGCACGCGCCGTATCGAAGGCGTGTGGAATGGCGAGCCGCGCAGCTACGACATGCGCGGCAAGCGCTTCGCAATCGTGATGGCCGGCAACCCGTACACCGAGTCGGGCGACGTGTTCAAGATTCCGGACATGCTGGCCAACCGGGCGGACATCTACAACCTCGGCGATGTGCTCTCGGGACGCGAAGCGGCCTTTGCGCTTTCGTACATCGAGAACAGCCTGACCTCCAACCTCACGCTGATGCCGCTGGCCTCGCGCGACCCCAAGGACGTGCAGCTGCTGGTGAAAATGGCGCAGGGGCACGAGGTGCCGAGCAGCGCGCTGTCGCACGCCTACAGCGCAGTCGAGCTCGAAGAGATCAAGGCGCTGCTGCAGCGATTGTTCCGTGCGCGCGACCTGCTGCTGAAGGTCAACCTCGCGTACATCGAATCGGCGGCGCAGCAGGAGGCCTACCGCACCGCGCCGCCGTTCAAGCTGCAGGGCAGCTACCGCAACATGACCAAGCTTGCGGGCAAGATCACCGCGCTGATGCGCGACGACGAGCTCGATGCTTTGCTGCGCGACCACTACCGCGGCGAGGCGCAGACCCTGACCACCGGCGCGGAAGAAAACCTGCTTCGCCTCGCACAGCTGCTGGGCAGTCCCACGCCGGAGGAAAGCGCGCGCTGGACGGCGATCTGCGAAGAGTTCGTGCGAAAGAAAAAGCTCGGTGGCGACGACGTCGACGGCAGCCAGCGCATCGCGAGCAGCATGCTCGACGTGGCGCGCGCGGTCGATGCACTCAAGCCCAAGCCGGCGGCCGAAGGGCCGAACGAAGGCCAGCGCCTGGCCGACGCGATGCTGCAGATCGCCGTGACCTACCGCGAGCTGATCCTGCCGCTGGTGACCGCCACCGAACGCCGGCTCGAACTCGACCGGTCGATCAAGCAGGACATGGAGCGGCTTGCGGCTGAAGCGCAGGCTGCGCGCGGCGCTACCAGGCGTGCACCGAAGCCGGACCCGGAGAGCTAG